Proteins encoded together in one Planctomyces sp. SH-PL14 window:
- a CDS encoding carboxypeptidase-like regulatory domain-containing protein, giving the protein MSGKIVMDGKPLTSAAVTYVADGQKGGLGAVGFTDDQGKYELKWRGQETGVQPGKYKVIISRMGMKDGSPVPPDKSAADVGAVEMMPRRYNDFDVSELYVDVPAGGTTKDFELKSK; this is encoded by the coding sequence GTGTCCGGAAAGATCGTGATGGACGGGAAACCGCTCACGTCGGCTGCGGTGACCTACGTCGCCGACGGTCAGAAAGGAGGGCTAGGGGCGGTAGGGTTTACCGACGACCAAGGAAAGTATGAATTGAAATGGCGTGGGCAAGAGACGGGGGTTCAACCCGGCAAATACAAGGTGATCATCTCTCGGATGGGGATGAAAGATGGGTCGCCGGTTCCTCCAGACAAATCAGCGGCCGACGTTGGCGCCGTTGAAATGATGCCTCGGAGGTACAACGACTTCGACGTTTCGGAGCTCTACGTCGACGTGCCTGCGGGCGGGACGACGAAGGATTTTGAGCTCAAGTCGAAATAG
- a CDS encoding DUF1559 domain-containing protein encodes MRACAFGSRGFTLIELLVVIAIIAVLVAILLPAVQQAREAARKSQCLNNLKQMGVALHNYHETHGIFPFSVAHPGACTATFIPPFAKNTRGWTMLLPYVDQQTLYNKYDHDAPASNYTRSGGGPLVGTCVPRNEEVVSTSIPTFLCPSDFGDRFFRSTTDTNYSITPTGATAGRFGAKASYEFSTHAWSSTCTNYEAVASTDKRMFGVNSAARIRDVPDGMSNSVAISETTLDIRDGITGTWGYSKWVGMGVDFARGVPINDWNCCAWALPITQQPPKLGTWSAPGSVHAGGATVLLGDGAARFVTDSLDLVIRQRLSRVSDGLPPGEF; translated from the coding sequence ATGCGGGCTTGTGCTTTCGGCTCTCGCGGGTTCACGCTCATTGAGCTACTCGTCGTCATCGCCATCATCGCTGTCCTAGTCGCCATCTTGCTTCCGGCAGTCCAGCAGGCCCGTGAGGCCGCTCGCAAATCTCAATGTCTCAACAATTTGAAACAGATGGGGGTTGCTCTACACAACTACCACGAGACACACGGAATTTTTCCGTTTTCGGTGGCTCACCCTGGAGCCTGCACTGCGACGTTCATTCCTCCCTTCGCGAAGAACACGCGGGGGTGGACGATGCTTCTGCCGTACGTCGATCAGCAGACGCTTTACAACAAGTACGACCACGACGCGCCGGCCTCGAATTACACAAGATCCGGTGGGGGGCCACTTGTCGGGACATGCGTCCCGCGAAACGAGGAGGTCGTTTCCACTTCAATCCCAACGTTCCTGTGCCCCTCAGACTTCGGCGATCGCTTCTTCCGCTCGACTACCGATACCAACTACTCCATCACTCCAACCGGCGCGACGGCCGGTCGCTTTGGAGCGAAGGCCAGCTACGAGTTCAGCACACATGCTTGGTCGAGTACGTGCACCAATTACGAGGCTGTCGCCAGCACCGACAAGCGAATGTTCGGCGTCAACAGTGCTGCTCGTATCCGGGACGTCCCCGATGGAATGAGCAATTCGGTCGCCATCAGTGAAACGACCCTAGACATCCGGGACGGTATCACTGGAACGTGGGGCTATTCGAAGTGGGTCGGAATGGGTGTCGACTTCGCGAGAGGTGTTCCAATCAATGATTGGAACTGCTGCGCTTGGGCGTTGCCGATTACTCAGCAACCCCCAAAGCTCGGCACATGGAGCGCTCCCGGCAGCGTGCATGCAGGAGGCGCGACCGTTCTCCTCGGGGATGGTGCAGCTCGGTTCGTGACAGATTCGCTTGACCTAGTGATCCGTCAACGTCTCTCGCGCGTCTCGGACGGCCTGCCTCCCGGAGAATTCTGA
- a CDS encoding IS5 family transposase, with amino-acid sequence MEKPRKVYPSDVSDEEWEFVVPYLTLMREDAPQREHSLRDVFDALRWLVKTGGQWRYLPGDFPPWQVVYQQARRWVAAGVFEAIVHDVRELLRLAGDRKASPSAVILDARTIQSTPESGSRAGYDGHKRRNGSKVHAAVDPLGHLLALTVTPASEQERAQVAELAEQVQQATGRTVTLAYVDQGYTGEAPAEAARAKGIDLEVVKHTEAKKGFVLLPRRWIVDRTFGWLARFRRLARDYERLDSTLASWHWLAFATLILRRMMNLVADSA; translated from the coding sequence ATGGAAAAGCCACGGAAGGTCTATCCCAGCGATGTCAGCGACGAAGAGTGGGAGTTCGTCGTTCCCTATCTCACTCTCATGCGGGAGGACGCCCCTCAAAGGGAGCATTCCCTGCGGGACGTCTTCGACGCCCTCCGCTGGTTGGTCAAGACCGGCGGTCAGTGGCGATATCTCCCCGGAGACTTCCCTCCCTGGCAGGTCGTCTATCAGCAGGCCAGAAGATGGGTGGCTGCCGGCGTTTTCGAGGCCATCGTCCATGATGTCCGGGAACTGCTGCGTCTGGCGGGAGATCGGAAGGCGAGTCCCTCGGCGGTCATCCTCGACGCCCGAACGATCCAGTCGACGCCGGAGAGCGGATCGCGAGCGGGGTACGACGGACACAAGCGGCGGAACGGCTCCAAGGTCCACGCCGCTGTGGATCCGCTCGGTCATCTCCTGGCTCTGACGGTGACACCCGCCAGCGAGCAGGAGCGGGCTCAGGTGGCCGAGCTGGCAGAACAGGTCCAGCAGGCAACGGGGCGAACCGTGACGCTGGCCTATGTCGACCAGGGTTACACGGGGGAGGCCCCAGCCGAGGCGGCTCGCGCGAAGGGAATCGACCTGGAGGTGGTGAAGCACACCGAGGCCAAGAAAGGCTTCGTTCTACTGCCTCGGCGATGGATAGTGGATCGAACCTTCGGGTGGCTGGCCCGCTTCCGACGTCTGGCCCGGGACTACGAACGTCTCGACTCCACGCTGGCCAGCTGGCACTGGCTGGCCTTCGCCACTCTCATACTCCGCAGAATGATGAATCTCGTCGCCGATAGTGCATAA
- a CDS encoding SOS response-associated peptidase: protein MCTRINQFVTPGNIQEWFDIASDRIPSFPAHHNNAINTKEPQIITIRQRDGERVADVRRWGLVPHWCRDPKDAPATHNVRSETMKEKPSFKTAWSRGNRLIIPVPGVYEWPKPTWGPGTPARYIFRQDGEPMLIAGLWWDWKHKAPDGTEAVLPTFTMNTCEPNGVLKSIPHDRMLCILDRKDIDAWLDPENAAADQLLRPCPDEWLDYYVTTGFVNKCDKEHQGPACIEKGPSGSELPPPPKETKTQVPRKKAAPAKDTD from the coding sequence ATGTGCACGCGGATCAATCAATTCGTTACGCCTGGCAACATCCAGGAGTGGTTCGACATTGCCAGTGATCGAATCCCCTCGTTTCCAGCTCATCACAACAACGCCATCAACACGAAGGAGCCGCAGATCATCACGATCCGGCAGCGCGACGGTGAGCGTGTTGCGGACGTTCGGCGGTGGGGTCTAGTTCCCCACTGGTGTCGTGATCCCAAGGATGCACCGGCGACGCACAACGTCCGTTCCGAGACCATGAAGGAGAAGCCCTCCTTCAAGACGGCCTGGAGTCGCGGCAACCGTTTGATCATTCCCGTCCCGGGCGTCTACGAGTGGCCGAAGCCAACCTGGGGCCCGGGCACGCCGGCCCGGTACATCTTCCGACAGGACGGGGAGCCGATGCTGATCGCTGGACTCTGGTGGGACTGGAAGCACAAAGCACCGGACGGCACGGAGGCCGTGCTGCCGACCTTCACCATGAACACCTGCGAGCCAAACGGCGTTCTCAAGTCGATCCCACACGACCGCATGCTCTGCATTCTCGATCGGAAGGACATCGACGCCTGGCTGGATCCGGAGAACGCGGCGGCGGACCAGCTGTTGCGGCCCTGCCCGGATGAATGGCTCGACTACTACGTGACCACGGGATTCGTGAATAAGTGTGACAAGGAGCACCAAGGGCCGGCGTGTATCGAGAAGGGACCGTCTGGATCCGAACTGCCTCCGCCGCCCAAGGAGACGAAGACGCAGGTCCCCAGGAAGAAAGCCGCTCCGGCCAAGGACACGGATTAA
- a CDS encoding response regulator: protein MISNSSSLPDVLPPKRIVIIEDHEVLRLGIAHVIRNRPGWELCGEASNAIDGLRVVQDTLPHLAVLDLRLGFTDGLDLIKNIREVAPACRMLVLSSLDEDIFAERSLRAGAHGFLSKVEPVPTLIAAIEKVLDGKLYLSPRATDRVLMSQAGANVDERSPLERLSDREMDVYQRLGQGMGTKQIAQELHLSPKTVEYHRFNIKKKLRLDTAAALVRHATAHVLGKENDAR, encoded by the coding sequence ATGATTTCGAACTCTTCTTCCCTTCCGGACGTTCTTCCACCGAAACGCATTGTGATCATCGAAGACCATGAGGTGCTACGGCTTGGCATCGCTCACGTAATCCGTAATCGGCCAGGGTGGGAACTCTGTGGTGAGGCATCCAACGCCATCGATGGGCTCCGAGTGGTCCAGGACACTCTTCCTCATCTGGCAGTTCTCGACCTCCGGCTCGGCTTCACTGATGGTTTGGATCTGATCAAGAACATCCGTGAAGTGGCACCTGCCTGCCGAATGCTCGTCTTGTCTTCTTTGGATGAGGACATCTTTGCCGAGCGGTCCTTGCGGGCCGGAGCTCATGGGTTCCTCAGCAAGGTAGAGCCAGTGCCGACGTTGATAGCGGCGATTGAAAAGGTCCTCGACGGGAAACTCTACCTCAGCCCTCGCGCAACGGACCGTGTTCTAATGAGTCAAGCCGGCGCCAATGTGGACGAACGCTCACCCCTCGAACGCCTCTCGGACCGAGAGATGGACGTTTACCAGCGGCTGGGGCAGGGAATGGGAACGAAGCAGATCGCGCAGGAACTGCACCTGAGCCCGAAGACGGTCGAATACCATCGATTCAACATCAAGAAGAAGCTACGTCTAGACACGGCCGCCGCCCTCGTGCGACATGCCACAGCCCACGTCTTGGGCAAAGAGAACGACGCTCGATAG